In a genomic window of Candidatus Eisenbacteria bacterium:
- a CDS encoding T9SS type A sorting domain-containing protein, with protein sequence MMNSPIRLLCDRMLSIGSLMAVLFTLASFLGHPAWGEILFWPARLDFQAGDGPGAMAIGDLDGDAIPDIVTADLNSDDIAVLLGQGDGTFAPASFFGAGDGPCSIAIGDLDGDTIPDLAIANAFSADIAVCLGMGDGTFTAPIFYDEGNGPRSVAIEDLDGDDIPDLAVADEASGDVAVFLGLGDGAFAVPAYIGAGSGAFSVAIGDLDGDTFPDLAVAVRNLDAVAVLLGNGDGTFTAADFFYVNDEPVFVAIDDLDGDEIPDLAVADYAADNIAILMGQGDGTFTNPGFFDAGINPVSVAIRDFDGDEIPDLAVAAEAAGSIGVLLGLGDGTFSAATFYGSGDGTAFVATDDLNGDHVPDLATANSGINTISVFLGLGDGTFATAPVTTSGDGSIAVAIDDFDGDGISDAAVADYNSDNISVLLGAGDGSFTVAGQFPSGDGPHSIAARDLNGDTIPDLVTANIWAHQIAVLLGLGDGTFADADLYNAGTYPSSVAIGDLDGNSTPDLAVVNRNSDNIAVFSGVGDGTFTLTAYFSTGDGPTSIAIVDLNGDDLPDLVETNVNSNNIGVLLGQVLGGFAPVVFYAAGDGPFAIAAGDLNGDTIPDIVAANDYSGDIAVFLGLGDGSFETAVLYRTGDGPFSVAIGDLDGDENPDLAVACGRSDNILILQGQGDGTFAEDAFYGGGDAPRSIAIGNFNGDTSPDLAVANLNSNNLTILLGGRPASSVENPADAIAFPFNVKVSPNPFRTRADITFELGRSAEVQLAVYDIAGRRIDSLLNRTLPAGAHSISWHGVRNLEKRASGIYFITLTVDKRMASRRVIYLRPHS encoded by the coding sequence ATGATGAACAGCCCCATCCGGTTGCTTTGCGACCGCATGCTTTCCATCGGATCATTGATGGCGGTTTTGTTTACACTCGCTAGCTTTTTGGGTCATCCTGCATGGGGAGAGATCCTTTTCTGGCCAGCCCGTTTGGATTTTCAGGCGGGAGATGGGCCAGGGGCGATGGCCATCGGCGATCTCGACGGGGATGCGATCCCAGATATAGTGACGGCCGACCTCAATTCCGATGACATTGCCGTTCTCCTGGGGCAAGGGGACGGAACCTTCGCCCCCGCCTCCTTCTTTGGCGCGGGGGATGGACCCTGTTCCATCGCCATCGGGGACTTGGATGGGGATACCATTCCCGATCTCGCCATAGCCAATGCCTTCTCAGCCGACATCGCCGTATGCCTCGGAATGGGAGATGGAACCTTCACCGCCCCCATATTCTACGATGAAGGGAACGGACCGCGATCTGTCGCCATCGAGGACCTCGACGGAGACGATATTCCCGATCTCGCCGTCGCCGACGAAGCGTCGGGCGATGTCGCGGTTTTTTTGGGACTCGGAGACGGCGCCTTCGCCGTCCCCGCCTACATCGGCGCTGGGAGTGGTGCGTTTTCGGTCGCCATCGGCGATCTTGACGGCGATACTTTTCCTGATTTGGCGGTAGCGGTCCGGAACCTCGACGCCGTCGCGGTGCTCCTGGGAAATGGAGATGGGACTTTTACGGCCGCCGATTTCTTTTATGTAAACGATGAACCTGTCTTTGTGGCGATCGATGATCTCGACGGTGATGAGATCCCCGATCTCGCCGTCGCGGATTATGCTGCGGACAATATTGCCATACTCATGGGTCAAGGCGATGGGACTTTCACAAATCCCGGTTTCTTTGATGCGGGTATAAACCCCGTTTCCGTCGCCATCCGGGATTTCGATGGGGATGAGATTCCCGATCTTGCCGTCGCCGCCGAAGCCGCAGGCAGCATCGGCGTTCTTCTCGGACTGGGAGACGGCACTTTCTCGGCCGCAACCTTCTATGGCTCCGGTGACGGGACGGCCTTCGTCGCCACCGATGATCTCAACGGAGACCATGTCCCTGACCTTGCAACGGCCAACTCCGGGATAAACACTATCTCTGTCTTTCTCGGGCTTGGGGATGGAACCTTCGCCACAGCGCCTGTCACTACTTCAGGTGATGGATCAATTGCCGTAGCCATCGATGACTTCGATGGAGATGGAATTTCTGATGCCGCGGTGGCCGACTATAATTCCGACAATATCTCGGTGCTCCTGGGAGCGGGCGATGGCTCTTTTACCGTCGCCGGACAGTTTCCTTCAGGGGATGGACCCCATTCCATCGCCGCCCGCGATCTCAACGGGGACACCATCCCCGACCTCGTGACGGCGAATATTTGGGCTCATCAGATAGCGGTGCTGCTGGGATTGGGCGACGGAACCTTTGCAGATGCTGACTTATACAATGCAGGTACATATCCCTCATCCGTAGCCATCGGTGATCTCGATGGGAACAGCACCCCCGACCTCGCCGTGGTGAACCGCAACTCGGACAACATCGCTGTCTTCTCGGGCGTGGGGGATGGGACATTCACACTGACAGCCTATTTCAGCACAGGAGACGGACCGACCTCTATCGCCATCGTGGATCTCAATGGGGATGATTTACCCGATCTTGTGGAAACCAATGTCAACTCCAACAATATCGGGGTGCTGTTGGGACAGGTCCTCGGCGGCTTTGCTCCGGTTGTCTTCTATGCCGCAGGGGACGGGCCTTTTGCCATTGCCGCCGGCGATCTCAACGGAGACACCATCCCCGACATTGTCGCCGCGAACGATTATTCCGGGGATATCGCCGTATTCCTGGGATTGGGGGATGGCTCATTTGAGACGGCGGTCCTCTACCGCACGGGCGATGGACCCTTCTCCGTCGCCATCGGAGATCTCGATGGTGATGAAAATCCGGATCTCGCCGTAGCCTGCGGGCGGTCGGATAACATCCTGATCCTGCAGGGACAGGGGGACGGAACATTCGCCGAGGACGCCTTCTATGGCGGTGGTGATGCCCCCCGCTCCATTGCCATCGGGAATTTTAACGGGGATACCAGCCCCGACCTTGCCGTCGCCAATCTGAACTCGAACAATTTGACGATCCTGTTGGGCGGAAGGCCGGCTTCCAGTGTCGAGAATCCGGCGGATGCCATTGCATTCCCGTTCAACGTTAAAGTATCCCCCAATCCCTTCCGGACACGGGCGGATATAACATTTGAGTTGGGCCGCTCCGCCGAAGTGCAGCTGGCTGTCTACGATATCGCCGGGCGCCGGATCGATTCCCTCCTCAATCGGACACTCCCCGCCGGAGCCCACTCCATTTCATGGCATGGTGTGCGAAATCTTGAAAAGAGAGCTTCGGGGATATATTTCATCACCCTCACCGTGGACAAGCGGATGGCATCGCGCCGCGTCATTTACCTGCGGCCCCATTCATAA
- a CDS encoding Rrf2 family transcriptional regulator, whose protein sequence is MFGFTRKTDYALVALVGLAEPPVKEADQQSARQIAERFDLPLPALMGILKCLMGVGLVRSTRGPRGGYSLARKPADISVNDVVSAIEGPVSVTNCCNASATRGARVPGDGSTHCRIQGRCPISISVRGLNRQIGDYLSHVTLADLMRNDGRPFASSEPTSLHPASGSLKEEAQ, encoded by the coding sequence ATGTTTGGGTTTACAAGAAAAACGGATTATGCCCTTGTGGCCCTTGTGGGCCTTGCCGAGCCCCCCGTCAAGGAGGCCGATCAGCAGAGCGCGCGGCAGATCGCTGAGCGCTTCGACCTGCCGCTGCCGGCTCTCATGGGGATTCTGAAGTGCCTCATGGGGGTCGGATTGGTGCGATCCACCCGGGGACCTCGGGGCGGCTACTCCCTCGCCCGCAAACCCGCCGACATTTCGGTGAACGATGTGGTGTCGGCCATCGAGGGTCCCGTATCGGTCACGAACTGCTGCAACGCATCCGCAACCCGGGGCGCGAGGGTTCCGGGCGACGGATCAACTCATTGCCGGATCCAGGGACGCTGCCCCATCTCGATCTCGGTGCGCGGGCTCAACCGGCAGATCGGCGATTATCTCAGCCATGTCACATTGGCCGACCTCATGCGAAACGATGGGCGGCCGTTCGCATCATCAGAACCGACCTCCCTTCACCCGGCGTCAGGTTCCCTCAAGGAGGAAGCGCAATGA
- the sufB gene encoding Fe-S cluster assembly protein SufB: protein MTSSQKTVEDFAQQKYKYGFVTDIEQDLLPPGLNENIVREISRRKGEPGWLLEWRLSAYQTWLDMKEPHWPKLTYTSPDYQGISYWAAPKSDKNRPARLDEVDPKLLETYKKLGIPLNEQMALAGVAVDAVFDSVSVATTFKGKLDELGIIFCPFSEAVRKHPHLVRTYLGSVVPRGDNFFAALNSAVFSDGSFVYIPEGVRCPMELSTYFRINASKTGQFERTLIIADKGAQVSYLEGCTAPMRDENQLHAAVVELVAHEDAQIKYSTIQNWYPGDENGVGGIYNFVTKRGMCRGDRSRISWTQVETGSAITWKYPSCVLKGDDSVGEFHSVALTSGRQQADTGTKMIHIGKNTRSTIISKGISAGHGQNTYRGLVRVNPGAENARNYTQCDSMLIGDRCGAHTFPVIDVRNASAQVEHEASTAKIGEDQLFYCHQRGIETEDAVSMIVNGFCKEVFRELPMEFAVEARKLLSVSLEGSVG, encoded by the coding sequence ATGACCAGCTCCCAGAAAACCGTCGAGGACTTTGCTCAGCAAAAGTACAAGTACGGTTTTGTCACCGATATCGAGCAGGATTTGCTACCTCCCGGTCTCAACGAGAATATCGTTCGCGAGATTTCACGCCGCAAGGGCGAGCCGGGTTGGCTGCTCGAGTGGCGGCTCTCCGCTTATCAGACGTGGCTTGATATGAAAGAACCGCATTGGCCGAAGCTCACCTACACATCTCCAGATTATCAGGGGATTAGTTATTGGGCGGCGCCGAAGTCGGATAAAAACCGGCCGGCGCGCCTCGATGAAGTGGACCCCAAGCTGCTGGAAACGTACAAGAAGCTCGGTATCCCCCTCAACGAGCAGATGGCGCTTGCCGGTGTCGCCGTCGATGCCGTCTTTGACAGCGTCTCGGTCGCGACCACCTTCAAGGGCAAGCTCGACGAGCTCGGCATTATTTTCTGCCCTTTCTCCGAGGCCGTCCGCAAGCATCCCCACCTCGTCCGCACATACCTCGGTTCGGTCGTTCCCCGCGGCGATAATTTCTTTGCCGCCCTCAATTCTGCTGTTTTCAGCGACGGCTCGTTCGTTTACATCCCCGAAGGTGTCCGCTGTCCGATGGAGCTCTCGACCTATTTTCGGATCAATGCCTCGAAGACAGGACAATTCGAACGGACCCTCATCATCGCCGATAAGGGGGCGCAGGTCAGTTACCTTGAGGGCTGCACCGCGCCCATGCGCGACGAGAACCAGCTTCACGCCGCGGTTGTTGAGCTCGTGGCCCATGAGGATGCGCAGATCAAATACTCAACGATCCAGAATTGGTATCCCGGCGATGAGAACGGCGTCGGCGGCATATACAATTTTGTGACGAAGCGCGGGATGTGCCGGGGTGATCGCAGCCGCATCTCCTGGACCCAGGTGGAAACCGGGTCGGCTATCACCTGGAAGTACCCGAGCTGCGTGCTCAAGGGTGACGACTCGGTCGGCGAATTCCACTCGGTGGCTCTGACGAGCGGCCGCCAGCAGGCCGACACCGGCACGAAGATGATCCACATCGGGAAGAATACCCGTAGCACCATCATTTCTAAGGGGATCAGCGCGGGTCACGGCCAGAACACCTATCGGGGACTTGTCCGCGTCAACCCCGGAGCCGAAAACGCGCGCAACTATACACAATGCGATTCGATGCTAATCGGTGACCGCTGCGGCGCCCACACCTTCCCCGTCATCGATGTTCGCAACGCCTCGGCCCAAGTGGAACATGAGGCGTCGACGGCCAAGATCGGCGAGGACCAGCTCTTTTATTGCCATCAGCGCGGCATTGAAACGGAAGACGCCGTCTCAATGATCGTCAACGGTTTCTGCAAAGAAGTCTTTCGCGAACTCCCAATGGAGTTCGCTGTGGAGGCGCGCAAACTGCTCAGCGTGAGTCTCGAGGGCAGCGTCGGCTAG
- the sufC gene encoding Fe-S cluster assembly ATPase SufC: MIEIQNLHASIGGKEILKGIDLVIGSGEVHSIMGPNGSGKSTLAQVIAGRETYNVTAGRVILDGKNILEMSADERAREGVFMAFQYPVEIPGVSTLEFLKAAYNAKREQHGQEEADAFDFLSLVREKLAVVNMDESLLRRSVNAGFSGGEKKKHEIFQMAVLEPRFAILDETDSGLDIDALRIVSEGINLLRSPERSILLITHYQRLLDYVKPDRVHVLMDGRIIQTGGPELALELEKSGYAGIEEEAASPALGSA; encoded by the coding sequence ATGATTGAGATCCAGAATCTGCACGCCTCCATCGGCGGCAAAGAAATATTAAAGGGAATCGACCTCGTGATCGGTTCCGGTGAGGTTCACTCGATCATGGGGCCGAACGGCTCCGGCAAGAGCACCCTCGCCCAAGTGATCGCTGGACGGGAGACCTATAACGTGACCGCCGGCAGGGTGATTCTCGACGGTAAAAATATACTGGAAATGAGCGCCGACGAGCGGGCCCGGGAGGGCGTCTTCATGGCCTTCCAGTACCCTGTTGAAATCCCCGGCGTCAGTACGCTCGAGTTTCTCAAGGCGGCCTACAACGCTAAACGCGAGCAGCACGGCCAGGAAGAGGCCGACGCCTTCGATTTTCTCTCCCTCGTTCGCGAAAAGCTCGCCGTCGTGAATATGGATGAGTCGCTTCTCCGGCGATCGGTTAATGCCGGTTTCTCCGGCGGCGAGAAGAAGAAACATGAGATCTTCCAGATGGCGGTCCTCGAACCGCGGTTCGCGATCCTTGACGAAACCGATTCAGGTCTCGACATCGACGCCCTGCGGATCGTCTCAGAGGGGATTAACCTTCTGCGCTCGCCCGAACGATCCATCCTCCTCATTACTCATTATCAGAGGCTGCTCGATTATGTAAAACCGGACAGGGTTCATGTGCTCATGGACGGGCGCATTATACAAACAGGCGGACCCGAGCTGGCGCTCGAGCTTGAGAAGTCTGGCTATGCCGGTATTGAAGAAGAAGCGGCGAGCCCGGCTTTGGGGAGTGCGTGA
- the sufD gene encoding Fe-S cluster assembly protein SufD, protein MTVETRTAETPIVRTQTQNVWLDAADELAAGRGAAAPDWIRRIRAEGRLRLAEVGLPGPHDEDWRLTNGKPITEGRFRIPSPKAVASGADLDLSPFNFPGLDAPLLVFVDGIFSPGLSHIDRLPIGVTVSPLATAWLASPHLVKPHLGHLAQSGGEPFTALNAALFENGAFIHVTPRVATGVVRVLHVATQFSTEGSERRMTPPMAPSMVHPRSLIVVDESSEITVIEDRVSLGAQPALVNAVTEIVVGANARVHYYNLARENKASLAVASVYASQARDSHFASHTALLGGRLIRSNIYPVLNGEGCTSLLNGFYIPTGSQQHDTNMIVRHAAPHGRSRQFYRGILADQSRAVFSGRIIVEEGAQQTDARQTDMNLLLSNEAVVDTKPQLEIYTDDVKCTHGATVGQLDPDAVFYLKARGIPEEQARGLLVFAFVNEVLDRMELGPVRDGLAAQLRERLAGTEQ, encoded by the coding sequence ATGACGGTCGAAACGAGAACAGCCGAGACTCCCATCGTGAGGACGCAAACCCAGAACGTCTGGCTCGATGCCGCGGATGAGCTCGCGGCCGGCCGCGGCGCCGCCGCGCCGGATTGGATCCGCCGGATCCGGGCCGAAGGGCGCTTGCGCCTGGCCGAAGTGGGCCTGCCGGGACCCCACGACGAGGATTGGCGTTTAACGAATGGTAAACCGATCACGGAAGGCCGTTTCCGCATTCCGTCACCGAAGGCGGTGGCGTCGGGAGCCGACCTTGATCTCTCCCCCTTTAACTTTCCCGGTCTTGATGCCCCTCTGCTCGTCTTTGTCGACGGGATTTTCTCACCAGGGCTGTCGCATATCGACCGCCTTCCGATCGGGGTAACCGTCTCCCCCTTGGCTACCGCCTGGCTCGCATCACCCCATCTTGTGAAGCCGCATCTGGGGCATCTCGCCCAGAGCGGCGGGGAGCCTTTCACGGCCCTCAACGCCGCCCTCTTTGAGAACGGCGCCTTCATCCATGTCACCCCGCGCGTGGCGACAGGCGTTGTGCGTGTGCTTCACGTTGCCACTCAATTTTCAACGGAAGGATCTGAACGGCGGATGACGCCTCCAATGGCGCCTTCAATGGTGCACCCGCGCAGCCTCATTGTCGTTGACGAGAGCAGCGAGATCACCGTCATCGAGGATCGTGTCTCCCTCGGCGCGCAACCCGCCTTGGTCAATGCCGTCACCGAGATTGTTGTCGGCGCGAACGCCCGCGTCCACTATTACAATTTGGCCCGTGAGAACAAGGCGTCACTCGCCGTGGCTTCGGTCTATGCGTCGCAGGCGCGCGACAGCCACTTCGCATCACACACCGCGCTGCTCGGCGGCCGCCTTATCCGCAGCAACATCTACCCTGTACTGAACGGAGAAGGCTGTACCAGCCTGCTCAATGGCTTCTACATTCCGACCGGCTCGCAGCAGCATGATACGAACATGATTGTCCGCCACGCCGCCCCCCACGGCCGGAGCCGCCAATTCTATCGCGGCATCCTTGCCGATCAAAGCCGTGCTGTGTTCAGCGGCCGCATCATTGTTGAAGAAGGGGCCCAGCAGACCGATGCGAGACAAACCGACATGAATTTGCTTCTCTCCAACGAAGCCGTTGTCGACACAAAACCGCAGCTCGAGATTTACACCGACGATGTGAAATGCACCCACGGCGCGACCGTCGGCCAGCTCGACCCCGACGCCGTCTTTTATCTCAAGGCGCGCGGCATTCCCGAGGAACAGGCCCGCGGGCTATTAGTCTTTGCTTTCGTCAACGAGGTCCTTGACCGGATGGAGCTCGGCCCCGTTCGCGACGGCCTCGCCGCCCAGTTGCGCGAGCGGCTTGCGGGTACGGAACAATGA
- a CDS encoding cysteine desulfurase — MNKTINKIHNETRPPLDMARIRGMFPILSRRMGGLPLIYLDSAATTHKPRQVIDAVSRFYEESNANVHRGVHRLSAEATEAFETAREKIRRHLGAREAAEVIWVRGATEAINLVAQSWGRPRLGPGDEILVTEMEHHSNIVPWQMLGEQTGAALKVAPIADDGSLPLDAFSRMLSQRTRMVAVAHASNALGTINPIRRMVDLAHAVGAVVLVDGAQAAAHLPIDVTALDCDFYAISAHKMFGPTGIGALYGKRKHLESMPPWMGGGDMISNVSFQGTTYNEIPFKFEAGTPHIAGAIGMGAAVDFIEEVGLDIIAAHERDLLETGTRALENLDGLTILGRAPEKTAILSFVMDGIHPHDVGTILDGRGIAVRTGHHCAQPVLQHFNVPATTRASLSIYNLQSDLEALVEGLREVRALFS, encoded by the coding sequence ATGAATAAAACCATAAACAAAATTCATAACGAAACCAGGCCTCCCCTCGACATGGCCCGGATCCGCGGGATGTTCCCCATCCTCTCACGAAGGATGGGCGGCCTGCCGCTTATCTATCTCGACTCGGCGGCCACCACCCACAAGCCGCGCCAGGTGATCGATGCGGTCAGCCGCTTCTATGAAGAATCGAACGCCAATGTGCACCGCGGCGTCCACCGGCTCAGCGCTGAAGCGACCGAGGCTTTTGAGACAGCGCGGGAGAAGATCCGCCGCCACCTGGGCGCCCGCGAGGCCGCTGAGGTCATCTGGGTTCGCGGCGCGACCGAAGCCATCAATCTTGTGGCGCAATCCTGGGGCCGCCCGCGACTCGGACCCGGCGACGAGATCCTCGTCACGGAGATGGAGCATCATTCCAATATCGTGCCGTGGCAGATGCTCGGCGAACAGACCGGCGCCGCGCTCAAAGTGGCGCCCATCGCTGATGACGGATCACTGCCGCTCGACGCCTTCAGCCGGATGCTCTCGCAGCGAACCCGGATGGTCGCCGTTGCGCACGCATCGAATGCCCTTGGAACAATCAACCCCATCAGGCGGATGGTTGACCTCGCGCACGCCGTGGGCGCCGTCGTCCTCGTCGACGGCGCGCAGGCGGCGGCCCACCTGCCCATTGATGTGACCGCCCTCGATTGCGATTTCTATGCGATCTCCGCTCACAAGATGTTCGGCCCCACCGGCATCGGAGCGCTCTACGGCAAGCGCAAGCATCTCGAGTCGATGCCGCCGTGGATGGGCGGCGGCGACATGATCAGCAATGTCTCGTTTCAAGGAACGACCTATAATGAGATCCCCTTCAAGTTTGAGGCGGGAACCCCCCATATCGCCGGGGCGATCGGGATGGGCGCCGCCGTCGATTTCATAGAGGAAGTGGGTCTGGATATCATCGCCGCCCATGAACGCGATCTGCTTGAAACCGGCACGCGGGCTCTCGAAAATCTCGATGGTTTAACAATTCTTGGGCGGGCGCCCGAGAAGACGGCCATTCTTTCCTTTGTCATGGATGGAATCCATCCCCACGATGTCGGCACCATCCTCGACGGGCGCGGCATCGCCGTCCGCACGGGCCACCACTGCGCCCAGCCGGTCTTGCAGCATTTCAATGTTCCGGCCACCACCCGCGCTTCGCTTTCAATTTATAATCTTCAGTCGGATCTGGAAGCCCTCGTCGAGGGGCTCCGCGAAGTCCGGGCGCTGTTCAGTTGA
- a CDS encoding SUF system NifU family Fe-S cluster assembly protein, giving the protein MDTELRELYQQVILDHHKHPRNHGGLKRCHRRADGYNPLCGDRIHVELALDGDGVGDRVEDVGFAGEGCAICTASASMMTECLKGKTTEEAVRLCKRFHDLVMGGAPAGKAENMGKLEVFSGVREFPMRVKCATLPWHTLQAALRDDNESENEAHAVSTK; this is encoded by the coding sequence ATGGATACGGAACTGAGAGAACTCTACCAACAGGTCATTCTCGACCATCACAAGCATCCGCGGAATCACGGCGGCCTCAAGCGCTGCCACCGCCGGGCCGACGGTTACAATCCTCTGTGCGGCGACCGCATCCATGTGGAGCTTGCGCTCGATGGAGACGGCGTGGGAGACCGCGTCGAAGATGTCGGTTTCGCGGGCGAGGGCTGCGCGATCTGCACCGCCTCGGCCTCGATGATGACCGAGTGTCTCAAGGGGAAGACCACCGAGGAAGCGGTTCGTCTTTGCAAGAGGTTTCACGATCTCGTGATGGGCGGCGCACCTGCCGGAAAGGCGGAGAATATGGGAAAGCTCGAAGTATTTTCGGGCGTTCGCGAATTTCCGATGCGCGTCAAATGTGCAACCTTGCCATGGCATACACTTCAAGCGGCCCTCCGGGATGATAACGAAAGCGAGAACGAAGCCCATGCCGTCAGTACCAAATAG
- a CDS encoding DUF59 domain-containing protein, producing the protein MPSVPNSGPQGRNSGPIDGRRFSTRFEGRTELKVPIVKALKTVFDPEIPVDIYELGLIYSVHVDENGRTRIEMTLTSPMCPEAERLPLEVELKVSAVEGVSGVIVDLVWDPPWSREFMSEAARVELGFF; encoded by the coding sequence ATGCCGTCAGTACCAAATAGCGGCCCGCAAGGTCGTAATTCCGGCCCAATCGACGGCCGCAGATTCAGCACCCGTTTCGAAGGCCGCACCGAGCTTAAAGTTCCGATTGTGAAAGCCCTCAAAACGGTATTCGACCCCGAAATCCCCGTTGATATCTATGAGCTCGGCCTCATCTACAGCGTCCATGTCGACGAGAACGGCCGGACCCGGATTGAGATGACCCTCACTTCCCCCATGTGCCCTGAAGCTGAGAGACTCCCGCTCGAAGTCGAACTCAAAGTCTCGGCGGTCGAAGGCGTGTCAGGCGTCATTGTCGATCTTGTCTGGGATCCACCCTGGTCCCGGGAATTCATGTCCGAAGCGGCGCGGGTCGAGCTGGGGTTCTTCTAA